Proteins from a single region of Oryza brachyantha chromosome 6, ObraRS2, whole genome shotgun sequence:
- the LOC107304416 gene encoding auxin-responsive protein SAUR50-like, whose translation MAIKKGGAAGLKQILKRCSSLGRRQQQQQSGRWEEEEEEVEEETSGLPSDVPRGHFAVYVGERRRRFVVPIALLDRPEFRSLLRRAEEEFGFGGAGAGGLLVLPCEEVAFRSLTSSLQYS comes from the coding sequence ATGGCGATCAAgaagggcggcgcggcggggctgAAGCAGATCCTGAAGCGGTGCTCGAGCctggggcggcggcagcagcagcagcagagcgggcggtgggaggaggaggaggaggaggtggaggaggagacgtCCGGGCTGCCGTCCGACGTGCCGAGGGGCCACTTCGCGGTGTAcgtcggcgagcggcggcggcggttcgtGGTGCCCATCGCGCTGCTGGACCGGCCGGAGTtccgctccctcctccgccgcgccgaggaggagttcggcttcggcggcgccggtgccggcggcCTCCTCGTGCTCCCGTGCGAGGAGGTCGCCTTCCGCTCCCTCACCTCCTCCCTCCAGTACTCCTGA
- the LOC102711812 gene encoding transcription initiation factor TFIID subunit 14b, which yields MPQASSSSSPAPAPAPPQPAAADASPAAVRDTEEAPGAQTAAPAQPEAVLTAAQKALRSKPARPPEDADRKNKKLKDVEISFPIVYGTISFWLGKKASEYNSHKWTVYVRSATNEDLSVIVKRVVFQLHPSFTNPTRVVEQPPFELSESGWGEFEIAITLYFHSDVCEKRLDLFHQLKLYPEEDTGPQSTKKPVVVETYDEIVFPEPTEAFFQRVQNHPAATVPRLPPGITLPPPGPMELVPHEKKRGDTKDHPLSQWFSNFSEADELLKLAAARQQVQAHIAKLRRQLSMIDGMPQQSKVVSVQSQQFGHG from the exons atGCCGcaggcctcctcctcctcctcgccggcgccggcgccggcaccgccgcAGCCTGCTGCTGCGGATGCCTCTCCGGCGGCCGTTCGGGATACCGAGGAGGCGCCGGGAGcgcagacggcggcgccggcgcagccgGAGGCCGTGCTGACCGCCGCGCAGAAGGCGCTCCGCTCCaagccggcgcggccgccggaaGACGCCGACAGGAAG AATAAAAAGCTCAAGGATGTGGAGATCAGTTTTCCAATTGTCTATGGAACCATTTCTTTCTGGCTTGGTAAAAAAGCAAGCGA ATACAACTCTCACAAATGGACCGTGTATGTCCGTTCTGCAACAAATGAGGATCTGAGTGTGATAGTTAAGCGTGTGGTGTTTCAGCTTCACCCGAGTTTCACTAATCCGACAAGAGTTGTAGAGCAACCACCTTTTGAATTGTCTGAATCTGGATGGGGAGAATTTGAAATAGCAATAACTCTTTATTTCCACAGTGACGTATGTGAAAAGCGCTTGGATTT GTTTCATCAACTTAAACTGTATCCTGAAGAGGACACTGGACCACAATCAACTAAAAAACCCGTTGTTGTGGAAACATACGATGAAATTGTCTTTCCTGAGCCCACGGAGGCCTTTTTCCAACGAGTTCAAAATCATCCAGCTGCTACTGTGCCTAGGTTACCTCCTGGTATAACCTTGCCTCCTCCAG GCCCTATGGAACTTGTGCCACATGAAAAGAAGCGTGGTGACACTAAGGATCATCCTTTGAGCCAGTGGTTCTCAAATTTCTCTGAAGCAGATGAACTATTAAAATTGGCTGCTGCTCGTCAACAG GTGCAAGCTCACATAGCTAAGCTGAGAAGGCAATTAAGCATGATAGATGGAATGCCTCAGCAATCCAAAGTTGTTTCTG TTCAAAGCCAACAATTTGGGCACGGCTAA